One window of the Manihot esculenta cultivar AM560-2 chromosome 14, M.esculenta_v8, whole genome shotgun sequence genome contains the following:
- the LOC122721777 gene encoding cation-chloride cotransporter 1-like, with protein MDNEDVEGCLEDEFQASRGGNKYHPVVANDSAVLEMSSIDPGSSSSHVSNQSKHLKVNLAASENMHSNASQGGIPANGGVKSSEREHKLELFGFDSLVNILGLKREGQTMQPCKEAISVFEPVFSMLQWSNLIVASSMTAEQVTPASSPKDGVDASVAYERPRVANTYNKQYDDL; from the exons ATGGATAATGAAGATGTAGAAGGCTGTTTGGAAGACGAATTCCAAGCCTCGCGCGGTGGTAACAAGTACCATCCGGTCGTCGCTAATGATAGCGCGGTGCTTGAGATGTCTTCCATCGATCCTGGATCTTCATCCTCCCATGTTTCTAACCAATCTAAACACTT GAAGGTAAACTTAGCTGCCTCAGAaaacatgcattctaatgcaagtcAAGGGGGCATTCCTGCTAATGGAGGAGTCAAGAGCTCAGAGAGGGAACACAAATTGGAATTATTTGGTTTTGATTCTCTTGTCAATATTCTTGGTCTTAAGAG GGAGGGTCAGACCATGCAGCCTTGTAAGGAGGCTATTTCTGTGTTTGAACCTGTGTTCTCTATGTTACAATGGAGCAACCTTATTGTTGCATCAAG TATGACAGCAGAGCAAGTGACGCCGGCGTCTAGTCCCAAGGATGGCGTAGATGCTTCAGTTGCTTATGAGCGTCCAAGG GTTGCAAATACATATAACAAGCAATATGATGATCTATGA